Sequence from the Blastocatellia bacterium genome:
GTTTCGTGCTCGGTGATGGGCATCGGGCAAGAGAGCCCGCCCGGCATGTTCAAAATGGGATTCTCGTTCATGATCTCTTTCTCCCAACGGGCAGGATATATAGCGGCTGTTCCTTCTCCGGCATGTGGAGGATCTTTTTCACACGATCATCCTGGAAAGCGCCGACAACGACCGTCCCGAGATTGAGCGCGGTGGCTTGCAAACAGACATTTTGTGCAGCGTGCCCTACCTCCATGTGGACGTACCGAATGCCTCTCTCACCATAGCGCCACGTGGTTCGCTCGTACACAGCGGAGAACACAATATCCACAGCGCCATCTCGTACCCACTCCTGTTGAAGAGCGGCCTCGTAAAGCTCCCGGCGTTTATCCCCGCTCACGACCAACGTCAGCTCGTGCTCGCGCGGCCGGTACTTATAGACCCCACTCGGAAGCCCCTCAACGCGCCCCGCGACGACATAAACCTCGAGTGGGTAGAGAGCGCCAGCGGAAGGAGCGGTCCTCAATCCTCCTCCCCGATCCGTAATGCCTTGAGCCGCCCAGAGCAATTGCGACAACTCGCTGAGCAGAAGCGAGGCGTTGGCGTACTCTCGAATGGACCTTCGCTTCAACAAGGCTTGCTCTAACGACATTTTGCCTTCATGCACTGGCGGGGGAAGCTTGACCGTCACCACTTCCGCAGCTGATCTCGACGATTCAGATTCGCTCCGCGTGGAGCACACCAGCGCGACGATTCCCGGGATCAAGGTTGTAAGGATGATGGCGAACGTCGTGATCTTCATGGGTTAATGCTCCCGCTCCGAAATCGTCCATACTGATAATAGGCCGCGCAGGCCCCTTCGGACGAGACCATCGTGGCCCCGAGCGGATGCTCCGGCGTACAGCGCGTGCCGAACGCTGGACACTCATGCGGTTTCATCACCCCTTGCAGCACCAGCCCGCTCATGCATTCGGACGATTCCTCGACCGTCCGATCGGCCAAGCCAAATCGCACCTCAGCATCGAATTCAATATACTTCTCCGCGAGCCCTAAACCGCTTCGAGGAATTTCGCCGATGCCTCGCCACTTTCGGGGCACGACGCGAAAAACTTCACGAATGAGCCGCTGCGCCGCAAGATTCCCCTCGCGCCGCACGGAACGAGTGTATTGGTTTTCCACCTCCGCGCGGCCT
This genomic interval carries:
- a CDS encoding hydrogenase formation protein HypD, which gives rise to GRAEVENQYTRSVRREGNLAAQRLIREVFRVVPRKWRGIGEIPRSGLGLAEKYIEFDAEVRFGLADRTVEESSECMSGLVLQGVMKPHECPAFGTRCTPEHPLGATMVSSEGACAAYYQYGRFRSGSINP
- a CDS encoding SagB/ThcOx family dehydrogenase, whose protein sequence is MKITTFAIILTTLIPGIVALVCSTRSESESSRSAAEVVTVKLPPPVHEGKMSLEQALLKRRSIREYANASLLLSELSQLLWAAQGITDRGGGLRTAPSAGALYPLEVYVVAGRVEGLPSGVYKYRPREHELTLVVSGDKRRELYEAALQQEWVRDGAVDIVFSAVYERTTWRYGERGIRYVHMEVGHAAQNVCLQATALNLGTVVVGAFQDDRVKKILHMPEKEQPLYILPVGRKRS